A stretch of Primulina tabacum isolate GXHZ01 chromosome 13, ASM2559414v2, whole genome shotgun sequence DNA encodes these proteins:
- the LOC142522297 gene encoding receptor-like protein kinase BRI1-like 3 — protein MIKRAAFFLVFFLSFCFLGLLSARNLSSNTRSDGDEVEILLAFKQSSIETDPKGFLKNWVTSSSSPCSWNGISCSNNGRVNKLDFTNAGLSGHLHISDLLDLSNVKTLVLTGNFFYGNLSSYSKSCSIEFLDVSSNNFSEPLAMDSLLVSCSGLVSLNLSHNAISGGSLKFGGSLSKLDISYNNISDLGLLASVLSNCQNLSFLDFSQNKLAGKLDSSSNSCKSLSFLDLSNNHFQGEIPPEFISNSMPSLQNLDLSGNNFSGNLLSVDFGVCHNLAFLNLSHNGFSATGFPMNLTNCQNLETLDISHNIIQLKIPGDLLGKMKNLRRLVLSYNQFFGEIPTELGAICGTLNELDLSSNKLTGGLPSSFLSCSSLVSLNLGNNQLSGDFLNTVVSYLTSLKYLYAPFNNITGQVPHSLTNITRIQVLDLSSNALTGNVPSEFCLKTSDPPLEKLLLADNYFSGSVPSDFRLCKNLRTIDLSFNNLNDSIPQEIWTLPKLSDIIMWANSLTGSIPEGICLNGGNLQTLILNNNFITGTLPNSIVNCTNLIWVSLSSNRLSGQIPSDVGNLVNLAILQLGNNSLTGAIPPGIGRCQSLIWLDLNSNELTGSFPLELAAQAGFVVPGIVSGKQFAFVRNEGGTDCRGAGGLVEFEGIRAGRLEQFPMVHSCPSTRIYTGLTVYTFTSNGSMIYLDLSYNNLSGSIPENFGSMSFLQVLNLGHNSLSGEIPSSFGGLKSVGVLDLSHNKLQGFIPGSLGGLSFLSDLDVSNNNLTGSIPSGGQLTTFPSSRYENNSGLCGVPLPPCGTGNGHHSSSSSKQGKKQSMALGMVIGIMASVVFVFLLIYALYRTKKTKNQDEKWEKYIESLPTSGSSSWKLSSVPEPLSINVATFEKPLRKLTFAHLLEATNGFSADSLIGSGGFGEVYRAQMKDGSVVAIKKLIHVTGQGEREFMAEMETIGKIKHRNLVPLLGYCKIGEERLLVYEYMKWGSLESVLHDREKGMGTRLDWAARKKIAIGSARGLAFLHHSCIPHIIHRDMKSSNVLLDENFEARVSDFGMARLVNALDTHLSVSTLAGTPGYVPPEYYQSFRCTTKGDVYSYGVVLLELLSGKRPINTLEFGDDNNLVGWAKLLHKDKKSHEILDVDLITSLSGDAELYQYLKIAFECLDDKPYRRPTMIQVMAKFKELMTDSGSDILDGISLKSSVIDESSHEKDI, from the coding sequence ATGATAAAAAGAGCTGCCTTTTTCTTGGTGTTTTTCCTTAGTTTTTGCTTCCTGGGGTTATTGAGTGCAAGAAATCTTTCTTCAAACACAAGAAGTGACGGGGATGAGGTGGAGATTTTACTAGCTTTCAAGCAGTCTTCAATTGAAACTGATCCAAAAGGGTTCTTGAAAAACTGGGTTACATCTTCTTCAAGCCCATGTTCATGGAATGGAATTTCTTGCTCTAATAATGGGAGAGTCAATAAACTCGACTTCACAAATGCAGGCCTTAGCGGCCATCTCCACATTTCTGATCTACTGGATTTGTCAAATGTTAAAACTCTTGTTTTGACAGGCAATTTTTTCTATGGGAATCTTTCTTCATACTCTAAATCTTGCAGCATTGAGTTTCTTGATGTATCTAGCAATAATTTTTCGGAGCCACTTGCTATGGATTCTTTGTTGGTTTCTTGCAGTGGGCTTGTTTCGTTGAATCTTTCACACAATGCAATTTCAGGTGGAAGTCTGAAGTTTGGGGGTTCTTTATCGAAACTAGACATTTCTTACAATAATATTTCAGATTTGGGGTTGTTGGCTTCTGTCCTGTCCAATTGTCAAAACTTGAGTTTCCTTGATTTCTCACAAAACAAGTTGGCTGGCAAGCTCGACAGCTCTTCGAATTCTTGCAAGAGCCTCTCCTTTCTTGACCTCTCGAACAACCATTTTCAGGGGGAAATCCCGCCTGAATTCATATCAAACTCAATGCCATCTTTGCAAAATCTTGATCTTTCAGGTAATAACTTCAGTGGGAATCTCCTGAGTGTAGATTTTGGAGTTTGTCATAATCTCGCTTTTCTTAATCTGTCGCACAACGGTTTCTCTGCCACCGGATTTCCAATGAACTTAACAAACTGTCAGAATCTTGAAACTCTCGACATTAGCCACAATATAATCCAACTCAAGATTCCAGGAGATTTATTGGGAAAGATGAAGAATTTAAGGCGCTTGGTTTTATCCTACAATCAGTTTTTCGGTGAGATTCCGACCGAGTTAGGGGCAATTTGTGGGACACTAAACGAGCTTGATCTTTCTTCAAATAAGTTAACTGGTGGGCTTCCTTCAAGCTTCTTGTCTTGCTCTTCGCTGGTCAGCCTAAACCTCGGTAATAACCAGCTTTCCGGAGATTTTCTAAATACTGTAGTGAGTTATCTTACAAGCCTCAAGTACCTGTATGCCCCATTCAACAATATTACTGGTCAGGTTCCACATTCCTTGACGAACATAACTCGGATTCAGGTTCTTGACCTCAGTTCCAATGCTCTAACCGGGAATGTACCTTCTGAATTTTGCTTGAAAACATCAGATCCGCCCCTTGAAAAACTGCTGCTGGCTGATAATTACTTCTCAGGATCAGTACCATCAGATTTTCGACTCTGCAAAAACTTGAGGACAATTGATCTCAGCTTCAACAACTTAAATGACTCGATCCCACAAGAAATCTGGACACTGCCAAAACTTTCTGACATAATTATGTGGGCAAACAGCCTAACGGGTAGCATACCAGAGGGGATTTGCTTAAATGGAGGAAATCTTCAGACTCTGATTCTTAACAACAATTTTATAACTGGAACTCTACCGAACTCTATAGTCAACTGTACTAATCTCATATGGGTGTCGTTATCCAGTAACCGCCTCTCCGGACAAATCCCATCGGATGTAGGTAATCTTGTCAATCTGGCTATTCTTCAGCTAGGAAATAACTCTCTTACTGGAGCAATTCCACCAGGAATAGGCCGTTGCCAAAGCCTGATATGGCTAGACTTGAATAGCAATGAGTTGACAGGATCCTTTCCCTTAGAACTAGCTGCACAAGCAGGGTTCGTTGTACCTGGCATTGTTTCGGGAAAACAATTTGCCTTTGTGAGAAATGAAGGGGGGACAGATTGTAGAGGGGCTGGTGGACTGGTCGAGTTCGAAGGGATTCGTGCTGGTAGACTCGAACAATTTCCAATGGTTCACTCCTGCCCGTCAACAAGAATTTACACTGGCTTAACGGTTTACACTTTTACTAGCAACGGTAGCATGATCTACCTTGATCTCTCCTACAACAATCTATCTGGATCTATCCCTGAAAACTTTGGTTCGATGAGTTTTCTGCAGGTTTTGAATTTGGGACACAACAGTTTAAGTGGTGAAATACCCTCCAGCTTCGGTGGCCTCAAGAGTGTCGGTGTTCTTGATTTATCACATAATAAGCTCCAAGGATTCATCCCAGGCTCGTTAGGTGGGCTCTCATTTCTTAGTGATCTTGATGTTTCCAACAACAATCTTACGGGATCAATTCCTTCTGGTGGTCAGTTAACTACTTTTCCATCTTCGAGGTATGAAAATAATTCAGGCCTTTGTGGGGTTCCACTACCTCCTTGTGGAACGGGAAATGGGCACCATTCTTCCAGCTCTTCCAAACAAGGTAAGAAGCAAAGCATGGCTTTGGGAATGGTTATTGGTATAATGGCTTCTGTTGTATTCGTTTTCTTGCTTATATATGCCCTCTACCGGaccaaaaaaactaaaaatcagGACGAGAAATGGGAGAAATACATTGAAAGTCTTCCAACCTCAGGCAGCAGCAGTTGGAAACTATCGTCTGTTCCAGAGCCTCTAAGCATCAACGTCGCCACATTTGAAAAGCCTTTGAGGAAATTAACTTTTGCACATTTACTCGAGGCAACTAATGGATTCAGTGCCGATAGTTTGATTGGGTCCGGCGGTTTTGGTGAGGTATACAGAGCGCAAATGAAAGATGGAAGTGTCGTTGCCATAAAGAAGTTAATCCATGTAACGGGTCAGGGAGAAAGAGAGTTTATGGCAGAAATGGAGACCATAGGAAAAATCAAACACAGAAACCTAGTACCATTATTAGGATACTGCAAGATTGGCGAGGAAAGGCTCCTTGTTTATGAGTACATGAAATGGGGAAGCCTTGAATCCGTCCTGCACGACAGGGAAAAAGGCATGGGAACAAGACTCGATTGGGCGGCTCGGAAAAAGATTGCCATTGGATCAGCAAGGGGACTAGCATTTCTTCACCATAGCTGCATTCCTCATATCATTCACCGGGACATGAAATCAAGCAACGTCCTTCTAGATGAAAATTTTGAGGCCCGAGTATCAGATTTTGGAATGGCGAGACTCGTAAACGCCCTTGACACACATCTTAGCGTGAGCACACTTGCAGGAACTCCAGGATATGTCCCTCCTGAGTATTACCAGAGTTTCCGGTGCACAACGAAAGGGGATGTCTACAGCTATGGGGTCGTGTTACTAGAGCTGCTTTCGGGGAAAAGGCCGATTAACACATTGGAATTCGGGGATGACAATAATCTTGTGGGGTGGGCAAAACTATTGCACAAGGATAAAAAGAGCCATGAGATATTGGATGTGGATTTGATAACTAGTTTATCAGGTGACGCTGAACTGTATCAGTATCTTAAAATCGCATTCGAGTGCCTCGATGACAAGCCGTATCGTAGACCGACGATGATTCAAGTGATGGCCAAGTTTAAAGAGCTTATGACAGATTCCGGGAGTGATATTCTTGATGGGATTTCTTTGAAAAGTTCAGTTATAGATGAATCATCACATGAAAAGGACATTTGA
- the LOC142522296 gene encoding putative WRKY transcription factor 2: MGGFDNQTSIMGEWTAPNQTPSSDFSSMISDNIKISSVAASVCENKSGHLFLGNPDNRDQARAVVVGDEASNSNAVRQMSSRGGLVERMAARAGINIPRLDTDSIRPADLSKIPEVQSPYLTIPPGLSPTTLLDSPVFLSNSSVLPSPTTGKFSFASTGNNLNSIDVNDSSFAFQTVAESGLSRCFNTVNKVNPSCSLPPFASVDVYCVGPSKAPSQNNGMFFQQANYPISYAKDNGLGNLSSEPTYNSANVAEHSPPLDKPHEDDGDQLSNGDPNAGGSPSEDGYNWRKYGQKHVKGSDYPRSYYKCTHPNCPVKKKVERSEEGDITEIIYKGAHSHSKPLFNRRLALGSSNPLGDVQLGSEQHGTGANDAFMWLTLQKGNLEVTQSVGLSQEYAVGANSLHPQTGQLELGDGVERSSTFSNEDDDDDRVTHGSVSLGYDGEGDESEESKRRRIETYASDISGATRAIREPRVVVQTTSEVDILDDGYRWRKYGQKVVKGNPNPRSYYKCTSPSCNVRKHVERASHDLKSVITTYEGKHNHDVPAARNSSHVNSGSHPTQQAAVAATSSGLVRRPQPPQVHVGTSAFKSPSVGIGSFCPTKLDPGFGFGVNQPGFASLALAGLGPDPGRLSIHSYIGNQAGPMGNNLGFMMPKGEPKMEPVTDSGLNPSNASTVYQQLMSRLPLGPHM; encoded by the exons ATGGGTGGGTTTGACAATCAAACTTCTATAATGGGAGAGTGGACGGCTCCAAACCAAACTCCAAGCAGCGATTTCTCCTCGATGATCAGCGACaacatcaaaatatcatcagTTGCTGCGTCTGTCTGTGAAAATAAAAGTGGGCACCTTTTTTTGGGAAATCCTGATAATAGGGATCAGGCACGGGCTGTTGTAGTAGGAGATGAAGCAAGCAACTCAAATGCAGTTCGACAGATGAGCTCTCGTGGAGGTCTTGTGGAGAGGATGGCTGCTCGGGCTGGTATCAACATTCCTCGATTGGATACAGACAGCATCAGACCTGCTGACCTATCTAAGATCCCAGAAGTTCAATCTCCTTATTTGACAATTCCTCCCGGTCTTAGCCCCACAACTCTGCTAGATTCTCCTGTTTTTCTCTCTAATTCATCG GTTTTACCATCTCCTACaactggaaaattttcatttgccTCAACTGGAAACAATCTCAACTCTATAGATGTCAATGACTCTTCATTTGCATTCCAAACAGTGGCAGAATCTGGATTATCTCGTTGTTTTAATACCGTTAACAAA GTGAATCCTTCCTGTTCTCTGCCACCTTTTGCCAGTGTCGATGTTTATTGTGTTGGACCTTCGAAAGCTCCCTCCCAAAATAATGGAATGTTTTTTCAGCAAGCAAATTACCCTATATCCTATGCAAAAGACAATGGACTCGGAAATCTCTCGTCTGAACCAACTTATAATTCTGCTAATGTTGCCGAGCATTCTCCACCACTTGATAAACCACACGAGGATGATGGAGATCAACTAAGCAACGGAGACCCCAATGCTGGAGGGAGTCCATCCGAGGACGGTTATAATTGGAGAAAGTATGGGCAGAAACATGTAAAGGGAAGTGACTATCCTCGAAGTTATTACAAGTGCACACATCCAAATTGTCCAgttaaaaaaaaagttgaacGCTCTGAAGAAGGCGACATTACAGAGATAATTTATAAGGGAGCTCACAGCCACTCGAAACCTCTCTTCAACCGCAGACTGGCTCTTGGATCTTCGAATCCACTCGGTGATGTCCAGCTCGGATCTGAACAACATGGAACTGGTGCCAATGACGCTTTCATGTGGTTGACTTTGCAAAAGGGAAATCTCGAGGTGACACAATCTGTGGGATTGAGCCAAGAATATGCTGTTGGAGCTAATTCCTTGCATCCTCAAACTGGCCAACTCGAGTTGGGGGACGGTGTGGAAAGGTCGTCTACTTTCTCAAATGAAGACGATGATGATGATCGTGTAACGCACGGCAGCGTGTCCTTAGGATATGATGGAGAAGGAGATGAATCAGAAGAATCAAAGAGAAG GAGAATCGAAACATATGCTTCAGACATTAGTGGTGCCACCAGAGCCATAAGGGAGCCCAGAGTCGTGGTTCAAACAACCAGTGAGGTGGACATTCTTGATGACGGTTATCGTTGGCGCAAATACGGGCAGAAAGTCGTGAAAGGAAACCCAAATCCAAG GAGTTACTACAAGTGCACGAGCCCCAGCTGCAATGTCCGTAAGCATGTGGAGAGGGCGTCTCACGACCTGAAGTCGGTGATAACTACGTACGAGGGTAAGCACAATCACGACGTCCCCGCGGCCAGAAACAGCAGCCATGTTAATTCAGGCTCACATCCTACTCAACAAGCTGCCGTTGCTGCCACTTCCAGTGGTCTTGTACGCAGGCCTCAGCCTCCTCAAGTTCATGTTGGCACGTCCGCATTCAAATCTCCTTCCGTAGGAATAGGATCTTTCTGCCCCACTAAACTAGATCCGGGCTTTGGGTTCGGCGTAAATCAGCCAGGTTTCGCCAGTTTGGCCCTGGCTGGATTAGGGCCCGACCCAGGCAGGTTGTCAATTCATTCGTATATTGGAAATCAGGCCGGCCCAATGGGTAACAATCTGGGCTTTATGATGCCCAAAGGTGAGCCCAAAATGGAGCCTGTTACGGATTCGGGCTTGAATCCATCTAATGCATCCACAGTTTATCAGCAGCTAATGAGTCGATTGCCTCTTGGACCACATATGTGA